A genomic region of Mycobacterium sp. Aquia_213 contains the following coding sequences:
- a CDS encoding helix-turn-helix transcriptional regulator, whose product MRSIATSTGESASRRREVLRILRTSREPMTIVAIADVLGVHPNTVRFHLDSLVGDDRVERVEPGRKGPGRPPLMFRAVRQMDRGGTRHYRLLAEILTMAFASDTDPAAKALAAGRAWGRQLDWGAGSSADAPSPDKAIGHLVDVLDQLGFAPERRRADGEQQVGLRHCPFLELAENRTAVVCPVHLGLMQGALETWGAPVAVERLDAFVEPDLCIAHLELQEA is encoded by the coding sequence GTGAGAAGCATCGCCACGTCAACGGGGGAGTCCGCGAGTCGCCGTCGTGAGGTACTGCGGATACTGCGAACGTCCCGGGAGCCGATGACCATCGTCGCGATCGCCGACGTGCTGGGCGTGCATCCCAACACCGTTCGCTTCCACCTCGACAGCCTGGTCGGCGACGACCGGGTGGAACGGGTTGAGCCGGGCCGCAAGGGTCCGGGGCGTCCGCCCCTGATGTTCCGGGCGGTCCGGCAGATGGATCGCGGCGGCACGCGGCACTACCGGTTGCTGGCCGAGATTCTGACGATGGCGTTCGCGTCCGATACGGATCCCGCCGCCAAGGCGCTGGCCGCCGGGCGGGCGTGGGGGCGCCAGCTGGATTGGGGTGCGGGATCGTCGGCGGATGCGCCGAGCCCGGACAAGGCCATCGGCCACCTGGTCGACGTGCTCGATCAGCTTGGCTTCGCACCGGAGCGCCGGCGAGCAGACGGGGAGCAACAGGTCGGCCTGCGGCACTGCCCGTTCCTGGAGCTCGCCGAAAACCGCACTGCCGTCGTCTGTCCCGTGCACCTTGGGCTCATGCAGGGCGCCCTGGAAACCTGGGGTGCCCCGGTCGCCGTCGAGCGTCTCGACGCGTTCGTCGAACCCGATCTGTGTATCGCACATCTCGAGTTGCAGGAGGCCTAG
- a CDS encoding class I SAM-dependent methyltransferase has protein sequence MAPMSSRADDSVAGHWLLARLGKRVLRPGGVGLTRTMLAGAEVTDADVLELAPGLGRTAAEILARTPRSYVGAEQDPEAAETVRGVIAGAGSGTVRVADAADTGLPDASRDVVIGEAMLTMQGDATKHAIVAEAARVLRPGGRYAIHELALTPDNVSEEISTEIRQSLARAIKVNARPLTIAEWSGLLSDHGLVIDRVVTAPMALLQPRRIIADEGLFGALRFARNLLLNPDARNRVLTMRATFREHRERLTAVAIVARKPDDE, from the coding sequence ATGGCTCCCATGTCAAGTCGCGCCGACGACAGCGTTGCGGGCCACTGGCTGCTGGCGCGGCTGGGGAAACGCGTCCTTCGCCCCGGCGGCGTCGGGCTCACCCGCACGATGCTGGCCGGCGCCGAGGTGACCGACGCCGATGTGCTCGAGCTGGCGCCGGGCCTCGGCCGCACCGCCGCCGAGATCCTCGCCCGGACGCCCCGGTCGTACGTGGGCGCCGAACAGGACCCCGAGGCGGCCGAGACGGTTCGTGGCGTGATCGCCGGGGCCGGGTCCGGGACGGTCCGGGTCGCCGATGCCGCGGACACAGGATTACCCGACGCCAGTCGCGACGTCGTGATCGGCGAGGCGATGCTGACGATGCAGGGCGATGCCACCAAACACGCCATCGTCGCCGAGGCCGCGCGCGTGCTGCGTCCCGGCGGCCGCTACGCGATCCACGAACTCGCACTGACCCCCGACAACGTCTCCGAGGAGATCAGCACGGAGATCCGCCAGTCGCTTGCCCGCGCGATCAAGGTGAACGCGCGGCCGCTGACCATCGCCGAATGGTCAGGGTTGTTGTCGGATCACGGCCTGGTCATCGACCGCGTCGTGACCGCGCCGATGGCGCTGTTGCAACCGCGGCGGATCATCGCCGACGAGGGGCTTTTCGGCGCGCTGCGGTTTGCCAGAAACCTGCTCCTCAATCCGGACGCCCGCAACCGGGTGCTGACGATGCGCGCCACGTTCCGCGAGCATCGCGAGCGACTGACCGCTGTCGCGATTGTCGCCCGCAAGCCGGACGACGAGTAA
- a CDS encoding cupin domain-containing protein, giving the protein MESISLTSLATEKLAEARQSHSGRAAHTIHGGHDHELRQTVLALLADHDLSEHDSPGEATLQVLQGHVRLTAGEDSWDGKTGDHIAIPPRRHALHAVQDSVVMLTVLKSQPGAAH; this is encoded by the coding sequence ATGGAATCGATCTCACTGACCAGCCTGGCCACCGAAAAACTGGCCGAAGCCCGGCAGTCGCACAGCGGACGGGCCGCACACACCATCCACGGCGGCCACGACCACGAACTCCGGCAGACCGTGCTCGCCTTGCTCGCCGACCACGACCTGTCCGAACACGACAGCCCCGGCGAGGCGACGTTGCAGGTGCTGCAGGGTCACGTGCGCCTGACGGCCGGCGAGGACTCCTGGGACGGCAAAACCGGCGACCATATCGCGATTCCGCCGCGGCGCCATGCCCTGCACGCGGTGCAGGATTCGGTGGTGATGCTGACCGTGCTGAAAAGCCAGCCCGGTGCGGCGCACTAG
- the fdxA gene encoding ferredoxin codes for MTYVIGKPCIDVMDRACVDECPVDCIYEGARALYIHPDECVDCGACEPVCPVEAIYYEDDLPDALQPHLADNEAFFSETLPGRDAPLGSPGGAAKLGALGVDAPLVAAEPKADVSEGA; via the coding sequence ATGACGTACGTTATCGGAAAGCCCTGCATCGATGTGATGGATCGGGCATGTGTGGACGAATGCCCGGTGGATTGCATCTACGAGGGTGCCCGGGCGCTGTACATCCATCCCGACGAATGCGTGGACTGCGGCGCCTGCGAGCCGGTATGCCCGGTCGAGGCGATCTACTACGAGGACGACCTGCCCGACGCGCTGCAGCCGCACCTGGCCGACAATGAGGCGTTTTTCTCCGAAACCCTGCCGGGGCGCGACGCCCCGCTGGGGTCACCGGGCGGAGCGGCGAAGCTGGGTGCACTCGGCGTCGATGCGCCGCTGGTCGCCGCCGAGCCGAAAGCCGACGTTTCCGAAGGAGCGTGA